Proteins from a genomic interval of Symmachiella macrocystis:
- the pth gene encoding aminoacyl-tRNA hydrolase translates to MKLVVGLGNPGQKYAGTRHNIGFDVVSELARRWNAAPSKLKFEAETTDVLIGTTKVLLLAPQTYMNASGRSVQAAVSFYQIELVDVFVICDDMNLPVGRNRIRKSGSAGGQKGLKNICDHLRSDEVPRLRVGVGTPPGTQSGADFVLSKFAKAERAEMDLAVARAADAVECWAEQGIAAAMNAFNAADK, encoded by the coding sequence ATGAAACTTGTGGTCGGACTGGGGAATCCCGGTCAAAAATATGCGGGAACGCGACACAATATCGGATTCGATGTCGTGTCGGAACTTGCCCGTCGATGGAATGCGGCCCCGTCGAAGCTAAAATTTGAAGCGGAAACCACCGACGTCCTGATCGGGACAACTAAGGTTTTGTTGTTGGCTCCGCAAACTTATATGAATGCCAGCGGCCGTAGCGTACAAGCGGCTGTCAGTTTTTATCAAATAGAGTTGGTAGACGTGTTCGTCATTTGTGACGACATGAATCTGCCCGTCGGACGAAATCGGATTCGCAAGTCTGGTTCCGCCGGAGGGCAAAAAGGGCTGAAGAATATTTGCGATCACTTACGCTCCGATGAAGTCCCCAGACTTCGTGTCGGAGTTGGGACTCCGCCGGGGACTCAAAGTGGAGCGGACTTTGTTCTCAGCAAATTCGCCAAGGCGGAACGTGCCGAAATGGATTTGGCAGTCGCTCGCGCGGCCGACGCCGTCGAGTGCTGGGCCGAGCAGGGAATTGCCGCGGCCATGAACGCGTTCAACGCAGCGGATAAATAA
- the rpsF gene encoding 30S ribosomal protein S6, translating into MAVNTYEVMFLIDSNKYAGDPDGSLGEINKILERVGAETLAARPWQDGKLAYPVEGRRKGLHYLTYLKMEGQNLDELTRLCKLNDIVLRHLAIKLDAALVEPMVAVVNGESPTASAEKAATEEKAATEEKAASEESASKEATGEASEEVTTA; encoded by the coding sequence GTGGCGGTCAATACCTACGAGGTGATGTTCCTCATCGACAGCAATAAGTACGCCGGCGATCCGGACGGCTCACTGGGCGAGATCAATAAGATCCTCGAACGGGTCGGCGCGGAAACCTTAGCGGCACGGCCGTGGCAGGACGGCAAATTGGCTTATCCCGTCGAAGGCCGCCGCAAAGGGCTTCACTATTTGACCTACCTGAAAATGGAAGGCCAAAACCTGGATGAGTTAACCCGTCTGTGCAAGCTGAACGACATCGTTCTGCGGCACCTGGCCATCAAACTCGACGCAGCCTTGGTCGAACCGATGGTGGCAGTCGTCAATGGTGAATCCCCCACCGCATCAGCGGAGAAGGCGGCAACAGAAGAAAAGGCTGCAACAGAAGAAAAGGCGGCATCCGAGGAATCGGCCTCTAAGGAAGCCACAGGCGAAGCGTCCGAGGAAGTCACAACTGCTTGA
- the rplI gene encoding 50S ribosomal protein L9 has translation MSKKRLHAMRSGVPKGNAELLLAEDVPALGKQGEIVRVKSGYARNYLVPQGLATIATDENKRMVERHRIRLAELQKDRIKSIRNLAEQLSEYSVTLEANANPEGHLYGSITAPEISKALKAAKYDISPEQVRLEGPLKEIGMYTVKIHLHTDVETDVKVWVVPTSST, from the coding sequence ATGTCCAAAAAACGTCTCCATGCCATGCGTTCGGGCGTGCCCAAAGGGAATGCCGAACTGCTGTTGGCCGAGGATGTACCTGCACTCGGAAAGCAGGGGGAAATCGTACGCGTCAAGTCAGGTTACGCTCGCAACTATCTGGTTCCGCAGGGACTGGCCACGATCGCCACCGACGAAAACAAGCGGATGGTCGAACGTCACCGCATTCGATTAGCCGAACTGCAAAAAGATCGCATCAAGTCGATCCGCAACTTGGCCGAACAGCTCAGCGAATACAGCGTGACGCTCGAAGCCAACGCCAATCCCGAAGGGCATCTGTACGGATCGATCACCGCTCCGGAAATCAGCAAAGCCCTCAAAGCGGCCAAATACGATATCTCCCCCGAACAGGTCCGCCTCGAAGGCCCGCTCAAAGAAATCGGCATGTACACGGTGAAAATCCACCTGCACACCGATGTCGAAACCGACGTCAAGGTGTGGGTCGTCCCGACGTCATCGACTTGA
- a CDS encoding REP-associated tyrosine transposase gives MPNWRRAHVPGGTFFFTLVTEYRAPLFRSQNARVMFGDCIRRCCQSWPFEVNAIVLLPDHLHAIWTLPTGDSNYPKRWAWIKKEFTKNWLSVDGREQTTSAGKKRDGRRGIWQTKFWEHTIESEDDFQSHFDYIHFNPVKHGLVECPSEWPWSSFHRWVRRGVYPVNWACETSNQPRFHSIDATVGE, from the coding sequence ATGCCCAACTGGCGTCGCGCTCACGTCCCTGGAGGAACGTTTTTCTTTACACTCGTAACGGAATATCGCGCTCCATTATTCCGTTCACAAAATGCTAGAGTGATGTTTGGCGATTGTATTCGTCGGTGCTGCCAGTCGTGGCCGTTTGAAGTGAATGCGATCGTCTTACTACCCGATCATTTACACGCGATCTGGACTTTGCCAACCGGTGATAGCAATTACCCGAAGCGCTGGGCATGGATCAAAAAGGAATTCACGAAGAATTGGCTTTCTGTTGACGGGCGGGAACAGACTACTTCGGCGGGGAAAAAACGGGATGGGAGACGCGGTATTTGGCAAACCAAGTTTTGGGAGCACACGATTGAATCAGAAGATGATTTCCAGAGCCATTTCGACTATATCCACTTCAATCCTGTAAAGCATGGATTGGTAGAGTGCCCAAGCGAATGGCCATGGTCAAGCTTTCATCGCTGGGTGCGTCGTGGAGTCTATCCCGTAAATTGGGCATGCGAGACATCAAACCAGCCCAGATTTCATAGCATTGACGCAACCGTTGGTGAGTAA
- the ssb gene encoding single-stranded DNA-binding protein: MASYNRVILIGNLTRDPEVRYIPSGTAVSELGLAVNRTWFDKQSNSRKEETTFVDVTLWGREAEVAGEYLSKGRPVLIEGRLQLDSWEDKQSGQRRSKLRVVCERMQMLGSRGDGGGGGGGRSGGGGGYSGSSSQSGYGGGDPGSQAPPQGDDFGPPSGGGGNVPDDEVPF, translated from the coding sequence ATGGCGAGTTATAACCGAGTCATCCTGATCGGGAACTTGACCCGTGACCCAGAAGTCCGCTATATCCCCTCGGGGACAGCGGTCTCTGAGCTTGGGTTGGCGGTCAACCGTACCTGGTTCGACAAGCAATCCAACTCGCGTAAAGAAGAAACCACGTTTGTCGACGTGACCCTTTGGGGACGTGAGGCGGAAGTGGCTGGCGAATACCTCTCTAAAGGCCGTCCCGTCCTCATCGAGGGGCGATTGCAACTCGATTCCTGGGAAGACAAACAATCCGGGCAACGCCGCAGCAAGCTGCGCGTTGTTTGTGAACGGATGCAAATGCTCGGTTCCCGTGGCGATGGCGGCGGGGGGGGTGGCGGTCGTAGCGGCGGCGGCGGAGGCTACAGCGGGAGCAGCAGCCAATCCGGTTACGGCGGCGGTGATCCCGGTTCACAGGCTCCACCACAAGGCGACGACTTTGGTCCTCCCTCCGGTGGTGGTGGCAACGTTCCGGACGATGAGGTGCCGTTCTAG
- the argC gene encoding N-acetyl-gamma-glutamyl-phosphate reductase: MVKVAILGATGYAALELIKILLAHPEVEITALTTRQEGSPHVQTIHPSLHGRLDLTCDNLTTDEICEKADVVFCALPHKASMEVIPQLLAGGCKVVDLSADYRLNDPGVYEQWYGEVHTDPTRLGNTVYGLPEIWSDRIPGSELVANPGCYTSTSILGLAPLIAGGHIEPTGIFIDAKSGISGAGRGPKLTTLYPECNESVAAYSVGRHRHTPEINQILSEVGGCKVDVVFTPHLMPMDRGILCSIYTKLKSAITEDELLDVMRKYYSDKPFVRIVEHLPATKDVTGSNFCDITVRRVGDNAIIFSCTDNLIKGAAGVAVQNFNLVCGFEETLGLLP; this comes from the coding sequence ATGGTAAAAGTCGCCATTCTCGGTGCGACGGGTTACGCCGCCCTGGAGTTGATCAAAATCCTACTTGCTCACCCCGAAGTGGAGATCACCGCCCTCACCACACGGCAGGAGGGAAGTCCGCACGTCCAAACCATTCACCCCAGTTTGCACGGCCGGTTGGACCTGACTTGCGACAATCTGACGACGGATGAAATCTGCGAAAAAGCCGACGTCGTTTTTTGTGCACTGCCCCATAAGGCGAGCATGGAGGTCATTCCGCAATTGCTGGCTGGTGGCTGCAAGGTGGTCGACCTCAGCGCCGATTATCGCCTGAATGATCCAGGCGTTTATGAACAATGGTACGGCGAGGTCCATACCGATCCCACGCGACTGGGAAACACGGTGTACGGTTTGCCCGAGATTTGGAGCGACCGCATTCCCGGATCAGAATTAGTCGCCAATCCGGGCTGTTATACGAGCACGTCGATACTCGGACTCGCGCCGCTGATCGCCGGGGGGCACATCGAACCGACGGGTATTTTCATCGATGCGAAGAGCGGTATTTCCGGAGCAGGTCGTGGACCAAAATTGACGACCTTGTACCCCGAATGCAATGAAAGCGTCGCCGCCTACTCCGTGGGTCGCCACCGCCACACGCCGGAGATTAACCAGATTCTCAGTGAAGTCGGCGGTTGCAAGGTCGACGTGGTCTTCACCCCGCACCTGATGCCCATGGACCGCGGTATCTTGTGCTCGATCTATACGAAACTCAAAAGCGCGATCACCGAAGATGAATTGCTGGACGTGATGCGGAAGTATTACAGCGACAAACCGTTCGTCCGCATCGTCGAACATCTGCCGGCCACAAAAGACGTCACCGGCAGCAATTTCTGCGACATCACCGTCCGCCGCGTTGGGGACAACGCAATCATCTTCAGCTGCACCGACAATCTGATCAAAGGAGCAGCGGGCGTAGCGGTGCAGAATTTCAATTTGGTGTGCGGATTTGAGGAGACGCTGGGGTTGTTGCCGTGA
- the dnaB gene encoding replicative DNA helicase, giving the protein MATVTPKTNEADRLPPQDIEAEKSLLGSMLLVNDVIDEVVELVTPDHFYVKAHMQICDAIYRMHESGNRGIDVVTVAEHLQRTDQLDEVGGVGHLSEILNTVPHAAHAKYYAQIVRDKGILRNLIYACTDILSESYDSSQDTVDILTKAEQTIFQIVEQQENTDNMVLKDILMDAFDRIQQRREKEGSISGLSTGFSDLDNQTNGFQPSELVILAARPSMGKTAFVVNIAEAVARQARDRLRDEYVKRGEELPYGTIPEGGVLIFSLEQSNLELAERLLCITAKLDGHKMRKGDLDDGEYDRVMEASSELGGMPMYIDDKPGRNMSEIGAIARRLKRKQNISLIIIDYLQLIEPEDKRAPREQQISLITRRLKFLAKEIHVPVIALAQLNRGVELREDKRPRLADLRESGAIEQDADIVMFLHRPDAYDPEDSPGKAEVVVAKHRSGPTGIVDLTWQKESMRFVDYSHMAEPDGGYFGDDDMGGF; this is encoded by the coding sequence ATGGCAACTGTCACGCCAAAAACCAACGAAGCCGATCGCCTGCCCCCGCAGGATATTGAGGCGGAAAAAAGCTTGTTGGGTAGTATGTTACTGGTCAACGACGTGATCGACGAAGTCGTCGAGTTGGTGACGCCCGATCACTTTTACGTAAAAGCCCACATGCAGATTTGCGATGCGATCTATCGCATGCACGAATCGGGCAATCGCGGGATCGACGTCGTCACAGTCGCCGAACATCTGCAACGGACCGACCAGCTCGACGAGGTCGGCGGTGTCGGACATCTGAGCGAAATCCTCAACACCGTCCCGCACGCAGCCCACGCAAAATACTACGCACAAATTGTCCGCGACAAAGGCATCTTGCGGAACCTGATTTACGCCTGCACCGATATTCTCAGTGAAAGCTACGACAGTTCTCAGGATACGGTCGACATCCTCACCAAGGCGGAACAGACGATTTTTCAAATCGTCGAACAGCAGGAAAACACCGACAACATGGTGCTCAAGGATATTCTGATGGATGCGTTCGACCGCATTCAACAGAGGCGGGAAAAAGAGGGGAGCATCAGCGGCCTGAGCACTGGCTTTTCGGATCTCGATAACCAAACAAACGGATTCCAACCCTCGGAATTGGTGATTCTCGCTGCACGGCCCAGTATGGGAAAAACCGCGTTTGTGGTGAACATCGCCGAAGCTGTCGCCCGCCAAGCTCGTGATCGCTTGCGCGACGAATATGTAAAACGCGGCGAAGAGTTACCCTACGGTACAATCCCTGAAGGGGGCGTGCTGATTTTTAGCCTGGAACAGTCTAATCTAGAATTGGCCGAACGGCTTTTATGCATCACCGCCAAGCTGGACGGGCACAAAATGCGCAAAGGCGACCTCGACGATGGCGAATACGATCGCGTGATGGAAGCCTCGTCGGAGTTGGGCGGCATGCCGATGTACATCGACGACAAACCGGGTCGCAATATGTCGGAAATCGGCGCCATCGCCCGTCGCCTCAAACGCAAGCAGAATATCAGCTTAATCATTATCGATTATCTGCAATTGATCGAACCGGAAGACAAACGCGCGCCGCGGGAACAACAGATTTCACTGATTACACGGCGGCTGAAATTCCTGGCTAAAGAAATTCATGTCCCCGTCATCGCCTTGGCACAGCTCAACCGTGGCGTCGAATTGCGAGAGGATAAGCGGCCTCGCTTGGCGGACTTGCGGGAAAGTGGAGCGATCGAACAAGATGCCGACATTGTCATGTTCTTGCATCGTCCGGACGCCTACGACCCCGAGGATTCGCCCGGCAAAGCGGAAGTCGTTGTGGCCAAACACCGTAGTGGTCCCACCGGAATCGTGGACCTGACCTGGCAAAAAGAGTCGATGCGATTCGTCGATTACAGCCATATGGCCGAACCGGACGGCGGGTATTTCGGTGACGACGATATGGGCGGGTTTTAA
- a CDS encoding 50S ribosomal protein L25, with amino-acid sequence MSDNTKLAVDLREKVGTAATRKLRATGRIPGSLYGLEKDTIALSTTEEALRPLIYGGVQVVDVEVGGESATAIFREVQWDTFSQYVQHFDLQRIDPTKRLAVEVPVELRGTPEGVIGGGVLDQPHRTVNFECLVHQVPDHIVLRVSELQIGDALHVSDLELPSGATLLDDPTALVVRINAPMSEEEIEEGIAGGGPVEPELVGEEPEGESEGE; translated from the coding sequence ATGTCGGATAATACAAAACTCGCAGTTGATCTTCGCGAAAAAGTTGGCACGGCAGCGACTCGTAAGCTGCGGGCCACAGGTCGAATTCCAGGAAGTTTGTACGGCCTGGAAAAAGATACCATCGCGCTGAGCACGACCGAAGAGGCTCTGCGACCGCTGATTTATGGCGGAGTACAGGTCGTCGACGTCGAAGTCGGCGGTGAAAGTGCCACAGCAATTTTCCGTGAAGTCCAGTGGGACACATTTTCACAATACGTACAACATTTCGATCTGCAGCGTATCGATCCCACCAAGCGGCTTGCGGTGGAAGTGCCGGTGGAACTACGGGGTACCCCCGAAGGCGTGATCGGCGGCGGCGTGCTGGATCAACCGCATCGGACGGTCAACTTCGAATGCTTGGTTCATCAGGTTCCCGATCACATCGTTTTGCGGGTCTCGGAACTGCAGATCGGCGATGCCCTGCATGTCAGTGATTTGGAGCTTCCCTCGGGGGCAACGCTCCTGGATGATCCGACCGCACTGGTCGTTCGTATTAACGCGCCAATGTCTGAGGAAGAAATCGAAGAAGGAATCGCCGGTGGCGGTCCCGTCGAGCCGGAACTGGTCGGAGAAGAACCCGAAGGCGAGAGCGAGGGCGAGTAA